The following coding sequences are from one Desulfuromonas sp. TF window:
- a CDS encoding universal stress protein, translated as MADPLKILVPVDFSSHSLATLDFALSLTNFVAASYVLLYVVVSGEVETFASLGGEPEETLARHKEEAAARLADEIERRRLEKPEIQIESRVVSGVPFKEICRIADEESFHMIVIGTHGRTGLSHLLIGSTAERVVQHASCPVLSIKPGVL; from the coding sequence ATGGCCGATCCCCTCAAAATCCTGGTGCCCGTCGATTTTTCCTCTCACAGTCTGGCCACTCTTGATTTCGCCTTGTCCCTGACCAATTTCGTTGCGGCCTCCTACGTTCTGCTGTACGTGGTGGTCAGTGGTGAGGTGGAGACATTCGCCAGCCTGGGTGGAGAGCCGGAAGAAACCCTTGCCCGGCACAAGGAAGAGGCAGCGGCCAGGCTGGCGGATGAGATTGAACGCAGACGCCTGGAAAAACCAGAAATTCAAATTGAATCCCGGGTCGTCTCAGGCGTGCCGTTCAAGGAAATCTGCCGCATCGCCGATGAGGAAAGCTTTCACATGATCGTCATCGGAACCCACGGTCGGACCGGGCTTTCTCATCTGCTCATCGGCAGTACGGCCGAAAGAGTGGTGCAGCATGCTTCCTGTCCCGTCTTGAGCATCAAGCCAGGAGTTCTGTGA
- a CDS encoding 3-isopropylmalate dehydratase large subunit, translating to MGKTIAEKIFDAHLRDEPFPGTRVLDLDRVLCHEITTPVAIADLEWRGKDRVFDNTKIKAVIDHVTPAKDSKTALQAKILRDWARRHEIKDFFDVGRNGVCHALFPEKGYIRPGYTVIMGDSHTCTHGAFGAFAAGVGTTDLEVGILKGVCAFREPASIRVNLTGELPPGVYSKDVILYVIGQLGVNGATDRVLEFRGPIVDDMSMDARMTLCNMAIEAGGTCGICLPDMTTVDYLWPFIQDDYASREAALADFRRWHSDEDARYDKVLDFDVSSLEPQVTYDFKPDCVKPVGEMAGARVDQIYIGTCTNGRIEDLRQAAGVLKGRKIADSVRGIVSPATPKIFNEALAEGIIQVFMDAGFCVTNPTCGACLGMSNGVLAEGEVCASTSNRNFNGRMGKGGMVHLMSPATAAATAITGVITDARKI from the coding sequence ATGGGAAAGACCATAGCGGAAAAAATCTTCGACGCCCATCTGCGGGATGAACCCTTCCCGGGGACCAGGGTCCTCGATCTGGATCGGGTTCTCTGTCACGAAATCACGACTCCTGTCGCCATTGCCGATCTCGAGTGGCGGGGTAAAGACCGGGTTTTCGACAACACAAAAATAAAGGCGGTGATCGACCACGTCACCCCGGCCAAGGACAGCAAGACAGCCCTGCAGGCCAAGATCCTGCGCGACTGGGCGAGGCGGCATGAAATAAAGGACTTCTTCGATGTCGGGCGCAACGGAGTCTGCCATGCCCTTTTCCCGGAAAAGGGATATATCCGGCCCGGTTATACCGTCATCATGGGGGACAGCCACACCTGCACCCATGGTGCTTTCGGAGCTTTCGCCGCCGGGGTGGGGACCACCGACCTGGAAGTCGGCATTCTCAAGGGGGTCTGCGCCTTTCGCGAACCGGCCTCCATACGCGTGAACCTGACAGGCGAACTCCCCCCCGGAGTTTATTCCAAGGACGTCATCCTCTATGTCATCGGCCAGCTCGGGGTCAACGGTGCCACCGACCGGGTTCTTGAGTTTCGAGGCCCGATCGTCGACGACATGAGCATGGATGCGCGCATGACCCTGTGCAACATGGCCATCGAGGCTGGCGGGACCTGCGGTATCTGCCTCCCCGACATGACCACGGTCGATTACCTCTGGCCTTTCATCCAGGACGACTATGCAAGTCGGGAGGCCGCCCTGGCCGATTTCCGGAGATGGCATTCCGATGAGGACGCCCGCTACGACAAGGTGCTGGATTTCGATGTCTCCAGCCTCGAGCCGCAGGTCACCTACGATTTCAAGCCCGACTGCGTCAAGCCCGTCGGCGAGATGGCCGGGGCCAGGGTCGATCAGATCTACATCGGCACCTGCACGAACGGCCGCATTGAGGATCTGCGCCAGGCGGCCGGAGTTCTCAAGGGCAGGAAGATTGCGGACAGCGTTCGGGGGATCGTTTCTCCGGCAACACCGAAGATCTTCAACGAAGCCCTGGCCGAGGGGATCATCCAGGTTTTCATGGACGCCGGCTTCTGCGTCACCAATCCCACTTGCGGCGCCTGTCTGGGGATGAGCAACGGAGTGCTGGCTGAAGGCGAGGTCTGTGCCTCGACAAGCAACCGCAACTTCAACGGCAGGATGGGGAAGGGGGGGATGGTCCACCTGATGAGTCCCGCCACCGCCGCCGCCACCGCGATCACCGGGGTGATCACTGACGCGCGTAAGATTTAA
- the truA gene encoding tRNA pseudouridine(38-40) synthase TruA, with the protein MRTIRLVIEYEGTAYAGWQLQPNGLSVQEVVEDALVGVLGEKVRLISSGRTDAGVHARGMVAHFITSRDLPLSAFREGVNRLLPRDVAIQEADEAPDGFHARFDARGKWYRYTLHLGPVRSPLAARTSWHIRSALDFDAMSAGAAALVGTRDFAAFRSSACEARTTVRTIFSVELAREGDLLYIDVKGSGFLKNMVRVMVGTLLEIGMGKRHAGDMEQLLRQGCRTRAGRTAPSSGLCLMEVWY; encoded by the coding sequence ATGAGGACCATTCGCCTGGTCATAGAATACGAAGGCACCGCCTACGCAGGTTGGCAGCTCCAGCCCAACGGTCTCTCCGTCCAGGAAGTGGTTGAAGACGCCCTGGTGGGGGTCCTGGGGGAGAAGGTGCGTTTGATTTCTTCGGGAAGAACCGATGCCGGAGTTCACGCCCGGGGGATGGTCGCTCATTTCATCACCAGCCGTGACCTGCCGCTGAGCGCTTTTCGAGAAGGCGTGAACAGGCTCCTGCCGCGGGATGTGGCGATTCAGGAAGCCGACGAGGCCCCGGACGGTTTCCATGCCCGCTTCGATGCCCGCGGCAAGTGGTACCGATATACCCTGCATCTGGGTCCGGTGCGTTCTCCCCTGGCCGCTCGAACCTCCTGGCACATCCGTTCAGCCTTGGACTTCGATGCCATGAGCGCCGGGGCGGCGGCCTTGGTCGGTACGCGCGATTTTGCCGCTTTCCGTTCCTCCGCCTGCGAGGCCAGAACCACGGTGCGCACGATCTTTTCGGTGGAACTGGCACGTGAGGGGGACCTTCTCTATATCGATGTGAAGGGAAGCGGGTTTTTGAAAAACATGGTCCGGGTGATGGTGGGGACATTGCTGGAGATCGGAATGGGAAAACGCCACGCCGGGGATATGGAACAGCTGCTGCGTCAAGGCTGCAGGACCAGAGCCGGTCGGACGGCCCCCTCCAGCGGGCTGTGCCTGATGGAAGTTTGGTACTGA
- the rplM gene encoding 50S ribosomal protein L13, which translates to MSTQVAKPSEIKRNWFVVDLEGKVLGRAATEIARVLRGKHKPIYTPSVDAGDFVIVLNADKIKLTGNKMADKVYYHHTGYPGGIRSISAEKLLAKKPDELIKKAVRGMLPKNKLGRQMIKKLKIYSGADHPHAAQLPKELAL; encoded by the coding sequence ATGAGTACGCAAGTTGCCAAACCATCTGAAATCAAGAGAAACTGGTTCGTTGTCGATCTGGAGGGCAAGGTTCTTGGCCGCGCCGCCACTGAAATCGCTCGTGTCCTTCGGGGCAAGCATAAGCCTATTTATACTCCCAGCGTCGATGCCGGGGACTTTGTTATCGTATTGAATGCCGACAAGATCAAACTGACCGGCAACAAGATGGCGGACAAGGTCTACTACCATCACACGGGCTATCCCGGCGGGATTCGTTCCATCAGCGCGGAGAAGCTCCTGGCGAAGAAGCCGGATGAGCTGATCAAGAAAGCGGTGAGAGGGATGCTCCCCAAGAACAAGCTTGGCCGGCAGATGATCAAGAAGCTCAAGATCTATTCCGGGGCCGATCATCCCCATGCCGCCCAGTTGCCTAAAGAACTGGCTCTTTAA
- a CDS encoding 2-isopropylmalate synthase, protein MSETKTITIFDTTLRDGEQSPGASMNMEEKLRIAHQLEKLNVDVIEAGFPIASEGDFEAVRKVAQVIRGPQIGGLCRANDMDIDRAWEALKYAGERGRIHTFIATSDIHMQYKLKMSEDQVVETAVNAVRRAAGYTPNVEFSAEDAVRTRLPFLARVIKEVIDAGATTVNIPDTVGYTIPSEYFNIIRYLKDNVPNIERASISVHCHNDLGLAVANSLAAVQAGAAQVECTINGIGERAGNCSLEEVVMALRTRHDILPFSTNVHTEHIYAASKLLSTITGIVVQPNKAIVGANAFAHEAGIHQHGVMMEKSTYEIMTPESIGLTQNKLVLGKHSGRHAFVQRLNELGYELTKEDIERAFLRFKSLADQKKEIFDEDLDAIVADEIIRVPETFKLLQMNVSSGSFAAPTATVEMEVDGKRKKTAIMGDGPVDATFKAIKKLTRSKARLLHFSVGAITGGTDALGECTVRLEEGGREVLGQGAHSDIIVASAKAYINALNKAASVAKRTTVHL, encoded by the coding sequence ATGAGCGAGACAAAGACGATCACGATTTTCGATACCACATTGAGGGATGGGGAACAGTCCCCCGGCGCCAGCATGAACATGGAGGAAAAGCTGCGCATCGCCCATCAACTGGAAAAACTCAATGTGGACGTCATCGAGGCCGGTTTCCCCATCGCCTCCGAAGGAGACTTCGAAGCGGTTCGGAAAGTCGCCCAGGTGATCAGGGGGCCCCAGATCGGCGGACTCTGCCGGGCCAACGACATGGATATCGACCGCGCCTGGGAGGCTCTTAAATATGCCGGAGAGCGCGGCCGCATTCACACCTTCATCGCCACCAGCGACATTCACATGCAGTACAAGCTCAAAATGAGCGAAGACCAGGTGGTAGAGACCGCTGTCAATGCGGTGCGGCGAGCGGCCGGCTATACGCCCAACGTCGAGTTTTCCGCCGAGGATGCCGTGCGCACCAGGCTGCCCTTCCTGGCCCGGGTGATTAAAGAAGTCATCGACGCCGGGGCCACCACGGTCAATATCCCCGACACGGTCGGTTACACCATCCCTTCCGAATATTTCAACATCATCAGATACCTGAAGGACAATGTGCCCAACATCGAGAGGGCCAGCATCTCCGTTCACTGTCACAACGATCTCGGCCTGGCGGTGGCGAACTCGCTGGCGGCGGTCCAGGCCGGGGCCGCGCAGGTCGAGTGCACCATCAACGGCATCGGCGAGCGCGCCGGCAACTGCTCCCTGGAGGAGGTGGTGATGGCATTGCGCACCCGTCACGACATCCTCCCCTTTTCCACCAACGTGCATACGGAGCATATCTACGCTGCCAGCAAGCTCCTTTCCACAATTACAGGAATCGTGGTTCAGCCCAATAAGGCCATCGTCGGGGCGAATGCCTTCGCCCATGAGGCCGGGATTCATCAGCACGGGGTCATGATGGAGAAATCGACTTACGAGATCATGACGCCCGAATCGATCGGACTCACCCAGAACAAGCTGGTACTCGGCAAGCATTCCGGGAGACACGCCTTTGTCCAGCGGTTGAACGAACTCGGCTATGAGCTCACCAAGGAAGATATCGAGCGGGCCTTCCTGCGCTTCAAATCCCTTGCCGATCAGAAGAAGGAAATCTTCGACGAAGATCTCGATGCCATCGTTGCAGACGAAATCATCCGCGTGCCCGAAACATTCAAGCTGCTGCAGATGAATGTTTCCTCCGGTTCCTTCGCCGCACCCACCGCGACCGTGGAAATGGAAGTCGACGGAAAAAGGAAGAAGACCGCGATCATGGGCGACGGCCCCGTCGATGCCACGTTCAAGGCGATCAAGAAGCTGACCCGGAGCAAGGCTCGGCTGCTGCACTTTTCCGTCGGCGCGATCACCGGCGGCACCGATGCCCTGGGTGAATGCACCGTGCGTCTGGAAGAGGGCGGCCGCGAGGTTCTGGGGCAGGGGGCTCACTCCGATATCATCGTCGCCAGCGCCAAAGCCTACATCAATGCTCTCAACAAAGCAGCCTCGGTGGCCAAGCGCACCACCGTTCATCTTTAA
- a CDS encoding 3-isopropylmalate dehydratase small subunit 2, whose translation MKKTFGGPAIFLDRSDINTDEIIPAKYLTEVTKEALKPYCLEDLKLEGFDPRGDKLHSARVVVSRQNFGCGSSREHAPWVFEVNGIHTIIAESYARIFRQNMFNGGMLAIELPRADLDRLFALDAAGAVEIAVDLEGQKVTARSGGKVESFSFDISPFDKALIQAGGWVEFADARY comes from the coding sequence ATGAAAAAGACCTTCGGCGGGCCGGCCATCTTTCTGGACCGGTCCGATATCAATACCGATGAAATCATCCCCGCCAAATACCTCACCGAGGTCACCAAGGAAGCGCTCAAGCCTTACTGCCTTGAGGATCTCAAGCTGGAAGGGTTTGATCCCAGGGGGGATAAGCTCCACAGCGCCCGGGTGGTCGTCTCCCGGCAGAACTTCGGCTGCGGCTCCTCGCGGGAGCATGCTCCCTGGGTCTTTGAGGTGAACGGCATCCATACCATCATCGCCGAGAGCTACGCCCGCATTTTCCGCCAGAACATGTTCAACGGCGGCATGCTGGCCATCGAGCTCCCCAGGGCCGACCTCGACCGCCTCTTCGCCCTTGACGCAGCCGGCGCGGTGGAGATTGCGGTGGACCTCGAAGGACAGAAGGTGACCGCCCGCTCGGGAGGAAAGGTGGAGAGCTTCTCCTTCGACATCAGCCCCTTCGACAAGGCGCTGATCCAGGCCGGCGGCTGGGTGGAATTCGCCGACGCGCGGTACTGA
- a CDS encoding energy-coupling factor transporter transmembrane protein EcfT: protein MGLLDDITLGRYEPRESILHRLDPRLKLCGLPLLVIAVFAGHNPLRLGVLALLAIVLILLSGIGWRTWWRGLWMLRWLFLFTLLLHLFLSPGRTMLGVAWLSYDGLLRGTLVCSQLAIAVLFSSLLTLTTSPREVAGACASLLSPLERFGFSVRDTAMLLLLVLHFVPILREETIDLFERSRENGIDPSQGPLIARGLAVGRMTAPLLLRLVDRADALAESVAAGEDVIDGGIELKPFWPLRPIDLTFFFTGILFFTALYGMPR from the coding sequence ATGGGATTACTCGATGACATCACCTTGGGGCGCTACGAACCCCGGGAATCGATCCTGCATCGGCTGGATCCGAGGCTCAAACTCTGCGGCCTGCCGCTTCTGGTGATCGCCGTCTTTGCCGGACACAATCCCTTGCGACTGGGAGTTCTTGCCCTCTTGGCGATTGTTCTCATCCTGCTTTCAGGGATCGGATGGCGAACCTGGTGGCGCGGCCTCTGGATGCTGCGGTGGCTTTTTCTCTTCACTCTTCTGCTGCACCTTTTCCTGTCCCCCGGAAGGACCATGCTGGGGGTCGCCTGGCTCTCCTATGACGGCCTGCTGCGCGGAACTCTCGTCTGCAGCCAACTGGCCATTGCGGTTCTTTTCTCCTCTCTGCTGACCTTGACCACCAGTCCCAGGGAAGTGGCCGGGGCCTGCGCCTCCCTGCTCTCCCCGCTGGAGAGATTCGGTTTTTCCGTGCGGGATACGGCGATGCTTCTTTTGCTGGTCCTTCATTTTGTACCGATCCTGCGTGAGGAGACGATCGATCTGTTCGAGCGTTCCAGGGAAAACGGCATCGACCCCTCTCAAGGGCCGCTTATCGCAAGGGGACTGGCCGTGGGGCGGATGACCGCCCCTCTGCTGCTGCGGCTGGTGGACAGGGCGGATGCCCTGGCCGAATCAGTGGCCGCCGGCGAAGATGTGATCGATGGAGGGATAGAACTGAAGCCCTTCTGGCCGCTTCGTCCAATCGACCTCACCTTTTTTTTCACCGGAATCCTTTTTTTTACCGCATTGTACGGGATGCCACGATGA
- the rpsI gene encoding 30S ribosomal protein S9: MAEQRYYATGKKKTSVARVWIKPGSGNIVVNQRSLDEFFGRETSKMVVHQPLELTDNVGKFDISVNVCGGGPSGQAGAIKHGITKALLEADPELRAVLKKAGFITRDSRVKERKKYGRRAARRSFQFSKR, from the coding sequence ATGGCCGAGCAGAGATATTACGCCACCGGTAAGAAAAAAACCTCCGTGGCCCGGGTCTGGATCAAGCCGGGTTCGGGAAACATTGTCGTCAATCAGCGTTCCCTGGATGAGTTCTTCGGGCGGGAGACCTCCAAAATGGTGGTCCACCAGCCTCTGGAGCTGACCGACAACGTGGGCAAATTCGACATTTCCGTCAACGTCTGCGGTGGCGGACCCTCCGGTCAGGCCGGGGCGATTAAGCATGGCATCACCAAGGCCCTGCTCGAGGCCGATCCCGAACTGCGCGCCGTCCTGAAAAAGGCGGGGTTCATCACCCGCGACAGCCGCGTCAAGGAACGGAAAAAGTACGGACGCCGCGCCGCGCGTCGCAGCTTCCAGTTTTCGAAGCGTTAA
- the leuB gene encoding 3-isopropylmalate dehydrogenase, with protein MAQQYRIAVLPGDGIGPEVMAEALKVLDAVEKKYDVKFERTFANVGGAGIDKEGKALPQTTIDICKASDAILFGSVGGPKWESLPPDEQPERGALLPLRKIFGLYANLRPAIIFPSLTGASSLKEEVIAGGFNVLVVRELTGGIYFSQPKGIEGEGRNRVGVDTMRYSVPEIERIAHVAFQAAQKRGKKVCSIDKANVLSTSVLWREIVVGIGKEYPDVELSHMYVDNAAMQLVRWPKQFDVILCENMFGDILSDEAAMLTGSLGMLPSASLAEGSFGMYEPSGGSAPDIAGQGIANPIAQILSAGMMLRYSFGMVEAADAIDDAVAKVLDQGCRTRDIYQKKEGEKLVDTKGMGDAIVAAL; from the coding sequence ATGGCACAGCAGTACAGGATAGCGGTCCTCCCCGGTGACGGCATCGGCCCCGAGGTCATGGCCGAGGCGCTCAAGGTTCTCGACGCGGTGGAAAAGAAATACGACGTCAAGTTCGAGCGGACTTTTGCCAACGTGGGCGGCGCCGGCATCGACAAGGAAGGGAAGGCCCTTCCCCAGACCACCATTGATATCTGCAAAGCCTCCGACGCCATCCTCTTCGGCAGCGTCGGCGGCCCCAAATGGGAGAGCCTCCCGCCGGACGAGCAGCCCGAGCGCGGAGCGCTGCTGCCCCTTCGGAAGATATTCGGCCTCTACGCCAACCTGCGCCCAGCCATAATCTTCCCCTCCCTGACCGGCGCCTCCTCTCTCAAGGAGGAAGTCATCGCCGGCGGCTTCAACGTCCTGGTCGTGCGCGAGCTCACCGGGGGCATCTATTTCTCCCAGCCCAAGGGGATCGAGGGGGAAGGGCGCAACCGCGTCGGGGTCGATACCATGCGCTACAGCGTACCGGAGATCGAGCGGATCGCCCACGTCGCCTTCCAGGCGGCGCAGAAGCGGGGGAAGAAGGTCTGCTCCATCGACAAGGCCAACGTCCTCTCCACCTCCGTCCTCTGGAGGGAGATCGTCGTCGGCATCGGCAAGGAGTATCCGGACGTGGAGCTTTCGCACATGTACGTCGACAACGCCGCCATGCAGCTGGTGCGCTGGCCGAAGCAGTTCGACGTCATCCTCTGCGAGAACATGTTCGGCGACATCCTCTCCGACGAGGCGGCGATGCTGACCGGCTCTCTGGGAATGCTCCCCAGCGCCTCCCTGGCCGAAGGGAGCTTCGGCATGTACGAGCCTTCCGGCGGAAGCGCGCCCGATATCGCCGGGCAGGGGATCGCCAATCCCATCGCCCAGATCCTCTCCGCCGGGATGATGCTGCGGTACTCCTTCGGCATGGTCGAGGCGGCCGACGCCATCGACGACGCCGTGGCGAAGGTCCTCGACCAGGGCTGCCGCACGCGGGACATCTATCAGAAGAAGGAAGGCGAGAAGCTGGTCGACACCAAAGGAATGGGCGACGCGATCGTCGCGGCGCTGTAA
- the argC gene encoding N-acetyl-gamma-glutamyl-phosphate reductase has product MVKVAVVGASGYTGVELIRLLDAHPEVEISCVTSRQNAGEEISAVFPSLLSRIPLVCDPVEVDIIIDKADFVFTALPHKTAMEVVPDVLAAGKKVVDLSADYRLRNTSVYEHWYQEHTSPHLLAEAVYGLPEIYRNRIKDARLTANPGCYPTSVALALAPLLRTGMIVLSTLVVDSKSGTSGAGRSAKVESLFCEVNEGFKAYGVGAHRHTPEIEQTLSDLAGEDVVISFTPHLLPVNRGILSTCYATLSKPVSTSELVSVFHDAYGQEPFVRVHAEGSLPNVAYVRGSNFCDLGVVSDPRTGRVIVVSAIDNLVKGAAGQAVQNMNLMLGMEETTGLTALPVFP; this is encoded by the coding sequence ATGGTCAAGGTTGCCGTCGTAGGTGCCAGCGGCTATACGGGAGTCGAACTCATCCGACTTCTGGATGCGCATCCGGAAGTGGAAATCTCCTGCGTCACGTCCCGGCAGAATGCCGGTGAAGAGATCTCCGCCGTATTCCCGTCCCTGCTCTCCCGCATCCCTCTGGTTTGTGATCCGGTGGAAGTCGATATCATCATCGACAAGGCGGATTTCGTGTTCACCGCCCTGCCGCACAAGACCGCCATGGAAGTGGTCCCGGACGTTCTCGCCGCGGGGAAGAAGGTGGTCGATCTGTCGGCGGATTATCGTCTGCGGAACACGTCGGTGTACGAACATTGGTATCAGGAGCATACCAGCCCCCATCTTCTGGCTGAGGCGGTTTACGGCCTGCCGGAAATCTATCGGAATCGGATTAAAGATGCCCGCCTGACGGCCAATCCCGGATGTTACCCGACCAGCGTCGCGCTAGCGCTGGCACCCCTGCTTCGGACGGGGATGATCGTATTGTCCACCCTGGTGGTGGACAGCAAATCCGGCACCAGCGGCGCGGGCCGCTCCGCCAAGGTCGAAAGCCTTTTCTGCGAGGTCAATGAGGGGTTCAAGGCCTACGGTGTGGGTGCCCACCGGCATACGCCGGAAATCGAGCAGACCCTTTCGGATCTTGCCGGCGAAGACGTCGTCATCAGTTTCACCCCGCATCTGCTGCCGGTCAATCGCGGAATCCTCTCCACCTGCTACGCGACCCTCAGCAAGCCGGTTTCCACATCCGAACTGGTTTCGGTTTTCCATGATGCCTACGGTCAGGAACCCTTCGTTCGGGTGCATGCCGAAGGCAGCCTCCCGAACGTGGCCTATGTTCGGGGGAGCAATTTCTGTGACCTGGGCGTGGTAAGCGATCCCCGCACCGGTCGGGTCATTGTCGTGTCGGCCATAGACAATCTGGTCAAGGGAGCAGCCGGCCAGGCGGTGCAGAACATGAATCTTATGCTGGGCATGGAAGAGACCACGGGACTCACGGCTCTTCCCGTCTTTCCCTGA
- the asd gene encoding aspartate-semialdehyde dehydrogenase encodes MKVGLIGWRGMVGSVLLQRMQEENDFEGIEPVFFSTSQSGAPAPMNAGTLKNAGDVAELKKLDVIITCQGGDYTKEMHPALRHAGWQGYWIDAASSLRMEKDAVIILDPVNRSVIDGALARGQKDFIGGNCTVSLMLMALGGLFRAGLVEWLSSMTYQAASGAGAPNMRELFAQMGVLHDSVADLLKNPASAILDIDREVTATLRGEGMPKKEFGFPLAGSLLPWIDREVEDGQSREEWKGYAETNKILGTESPIPVDGICVRVGAMRCHSQAMTVKLKKDVPIDEIENLIANDNEWVKLVPNTKADSLARLTPAAVSGTLTVPVGRVRKMKMGPQYLSAFTCGDQLLWGAAEPLRRMLRILAVR; translated from the coding sequence ATGAAAGTCGGTCTCATCGGTTGGCGCGGCATGGTCGGTTCGGTCCTTCTGCAGCGGATGCAGGAGGAAAACGATTTCGAGGGCATCGAGCCGGTCTTCTTTTCGACCTCCCAGTCCGGGGCGCCTGCCCCCATGAATGCCGGGACCCTGAAGAATGCCGGGGACGTGGCGGAGCTCAAAAAGCTTGACGTCATAATCACCTGCCAGGGGGGGGATTACACCAAGGAGATGCACCCCGCTCTGCGCCACGCCGGTTGGCAGGGCTACTGGATCGACGCCGCCAGCTCCCTGCGCATGGAGAAGGATGCGGTCATCATTCTCGATCCCGTCAACAGGAGCGTCATCGACGGGGCCTTGGCCCGGGGACAGAAGGACTTCATCGGCGGCAACTGCACGGTGAGTCTCATGCTGATGGCCCTGGGCGGACTCTTCCGCGCCGGACTGGTCGAGTGGCTCTCCTCCATGACCTACCAGGCCGCCTCCGGAGCCGGCGCCCCCAACATGCGCGAGCTCTTCGCCCAGATGGGCGTCCTCCACGATTCGGTCGCCGACCTGCTGAAGAATCCGGCCTCGGCGATCCTGGACATCGACCGCGAGGTCACCGCCACCCTGCGGGGGGAGGGGATGCCGAAGAAGGAATTCGGGTTCCCCCTCGCCGGCAGCCTCCTTCCCTGGATCGACCGCGAGGTCGAGGACGGACAGAGCCGCGAGGAGTGGAAGGGGTATGCCGAGACCAACAAGATCCTCGGCACCGAGAGTCCGATCCCCGTGGACGGTATCTGCGTGCGCGTCGGCGCCATGCGCTGCCACAGCCAGGCGATGACCGTCAAGCTGAAGAAGGACGTGCCGATCGACGAGATCGAGAACCTGATCGCCAACGACAACGAGTGGGTCAAGCTCGTCCCCAACACCAAGGCCGACTCCCTGGCCCGGCTCACTCCCGCCGCCGTCTCCGGGACCCTGACCGTCCCCGTCGGCCGGGTGCGCAAGATGAAGATGGGGCCGCAGTATCTTTCTGCCTTCACCTGCGGCGATCAGCTCCTGTGGGGGGCCGCCGAGCCTCTGCGCCGCATGCTGCGCATTCTTGCGGTGAGGTAG
- a CDS encoding aspartate-semialdehyde dehydrogenase, with amino-acid sequence GATGAVGNEMLRVLEERDFPVGELRVLASARSAGNFLEFRDEQILVQELTGESFAGIDIALFSAGGGRSEEFCPIAAAAGAVCIDNSSAWRMDPDVPLVVPEVNPDEIARYAKKGIIANPNCSTIQLVTALKPLHDFATIRRVVVSTYQAVSGSGQKAIDELRIQSGELLNGRSVDCKVYPHQIAFNCLPHIDVFLDNGYTREEMKMVNETRKIMGDGSLKVTATAVRVPVFYGHSESVNIETEKKLTVEQARHLISNAPGCQLVDDPANQVYPMPIEAAGQDLTQVGRIREDETVENGLNLWVVADNLRKGAATNAVQIAEILAGKYL; translated from the coding sequence TCGGGGCCACCGGCGCCGTCGGCAACGAGATGCTGAGGGTTCTGGAAGAGCGGGATTTCCCCGTGGGCGAACTGCGCGTGCTGGCCTCCGCCCGTTCCGCCGGCAATTTCCTTGAATTCAGGGATGAACAGATTCTGGTTCAGGAACTGACCGGGGAGTCTTTTGCCGGCATCGATATCGCCCTGTTCAGCGCAGGCGGAGGACGCAGCGAAGAATTCTGCCCCATCGCCGCTGCCGCCGGGGCTGTCTGTATCGATAATTCCAGCGCCTGGCGGATGGACCCGGATGTGCCTCTCGTGGTGCCGGAAGTCAATCCGGATGAGATCGCCCGATACGCGAAAAAGGGGATCATCGCCAATCCCAACTGCTCGACCATCCAGCTGGTGACTGCGCTCAAGCCTCTGCACGATTTCGCCACTATCCGGCGGGTGGTGGTTTCGACCTATCAGGCGGTCTCCGGTTCCGGACAGAAAGCGATCGACGAGCTGCGCATCCAGTCCGGCGAGCTGCTCAACGGCCGTTCCGTGGACTGCAAGGTCTATCCCCATCAGATCGCCTTCAACTGCCTGCCGCACATCGATGTCTTCCTCGATAACGGTTATACCCGGGAAGAAATGAAGATGGTCAACGAAACCCGGAAGATCATGGGGGACGGATCCCTTAAAGTTACGGCCACCGCGGTGCGCGTTCCTGTTTTTTACGGACACAGCGAATCGGTAAATATCGAGACCGAGAAGAAACTTACCGTGGAGCAGGCCCGCCACCTGATCTCCAACGCACCCGGCTGTCAACTCGTTGATGATCCGGCAAACCAGGTCTATCCGATGCCCATCGAGGCGGCAGGCCAGGATCTGACCCAGGTCGGACGCATCCGCGAGGATGAGACGGTTGAAAACGGTCTCAATCTCTGGGTGGTCGCGGACAACCTGAGAAAAGGGGCCGCGACCAACGCCGTGCAGATCGCCGAGATCCTGGCGGGAAAATATCTGTAA